A single genomic interval of Verrucomicrobiia bacterium harbors:
- a CDS encoding pitrilysin family protein — protein MYQVTRLPNGLTVATAELPHMASVSLGIWVGVGSRFEARELNGVCHFIEHMLFKGTRRRTPKEISESVEGVGGYLNAFTSEEFTCFHARACADRFDDLLDVLTDMFLCSTFSPDDIRKERDVIKEEVAMYLDQPQHHVQELLNATLWPDQPLGRPITGTNRSLDGLRREQLVGFLKENYVTGSTVIAAAGKLSHRQVVRKVQRACRRMRQAPRPGFLPVRIEQSGVQVRIATRRTEQTQIAIGVRTCSRHDRRRHAVRLLNAVLGENMSSRLFQIIREDRGLAYSIYSTPSFFHETGDLVISVGLDANNVQKTLKLIQRELKRLRDEPPGKAELQRARDYVIGQNDLGLESTDNQMNWIGENVLCYGRVIRPGEAKRSLQRVTANEVRSAARDFFRPDRLNLALVSPAKSAAGLDRILRM, from the coding sequence ATGTACCAGGTGACTCGCCTCCCGAACGGGCTGACTGTGGCCACCGCGGAATTGCCGCATATGGCAAGCGTGAGCCTCGGAATCTGGGTAGGCGTCGGTTCCCGCTTTGAGGCCAGGGAGCTGAATGGCGTCTGCCACTTCATCGAGCACATGCTGTTCAAGGGCACGCGCCGCCGCACACCCAAGGAAATCTCCGAATCGGTCGAGGGCGTCGGCGGATATCTCAACGCCTTCACCAGCGAAGAGTTCACGTGTTTTCACGCGCGGGCCTGTGCGGACCGGTTTGATGATCTCCTCGATGTCCTGACCGACATGTTCCTCTGCTCAACGTTTTCTCCCGACGACATCCGGAAGGAACGCGATGTGATCAAGGAAGAGGTGGCGATGTATCTCGACCAGCCGCAGCATCACGTCCAGGAACTGTTGAATGCAACGTTGTGGCCGGATCAGCCGCTGGGCCGGCCGATCACGGGCACGAATCGTTCCTTGGACGGTTTGCGCCGCGAGCAGTTGGTTGGCTTTCTCAAGGAAAACTACGTCACGGGCAGCACGGTGATTGCCGCTGCGGGAAAGTTGTCGCATCGGCAGGTGGTGAGGAAAGTGCAGCGGGCCTGCCGCCGCATGCGTCAGGCACCGCGTCCGGGATTTCTGCCTGTGCGGATCGAGCAGAGTGGCGTGCAGGTGCGTATTGCGACCCGCAGAACCGAGCAGACGCAAATTGCCATCGGCGTTCGCACCTGTTCGCGCCATGACCGCCGGCGTCACGCGGTTCGCCTGCTCAATGCAGTGCTGGGCGAAAACATGAGTTCGCGCCTGTTCCAGATCATTCGCGAAGACCGCGGCCTGGCCTACTCGATCTACAGCACGCCCAGTTTTTTTCATGAAACCGGCGACCTGGTGATTTCCGTTGGTTTGGACGCCAACAACGTCCAAAAGACATTGAAGCTCATTCAGCGTGAACTGAAACGGCTTCGCGATGAGCCCCCCGGCAAGGCGGAATTGCAGCGGGCGCGCGATTACGTGATCGGCCAAAACGATCTTGGCCTCGAAAGCACGGACAACCAGATGAACTGGATTGGCGAGAACGTCCTCTGCTACGGCCGCGTGATCCGGCCGGGCGAGGCGAAGCGATCGTTGCAGCGGGTGACGGCAAATGAAGTCAGGAGCGCGGCGCGCGATTTCTTTCGACCCGATCGCCTCAACCTGGCGCTTGTCAGTCCTGCAAAGAGCGCGGCCGGGTTGGATCGCATCCTCCGAATGTGA
- the pabB gene encoding aminodeoxychorismate synthase component I — translation MRSLIETLAFAGSPEQLAAAVHDTRGVMLLRSLEPSGSAATTVPESTPCRYSFLTARPFLTFRSFGSRCEIRAGKGDAFQVQFGNPWHLLDSLMARCELLEEADLPFPLGGCFGYWGYDLKNFVEPRLPRRAASDMELPDAHVGFYDSLVVFDHSLGTTWVISTGMGDDGARGEARAREQLEFWKERARNCSPNIARTAGDDRATTWNSHSTRDEFLSGVARAQAYIRAGDIYQVNLSHRVCVPWRNNGWELFLRLGAVSPAPFAAYLDCDDFVIASSSPEQFLRVSGSHIRTRPIKGTRPRADDPTRDAQLGYELQTSPKERSELVMITDLLRNDLGRVCEYGTVMVPDLMRLERYAHVQHLVSTVEGRLRSDVTHFAAFASCFPGGSITGAPKIRAMEIIDELEPLARGPYTGALGYLGFNRETQLSIVIRTAVCKGGNAYFNVGAGIVADSSPEAEYEETLAKAAGFFQAVGQGACAAHPLLNPG, via the coding sequence ATGCGCTCCCTGATTGAGACACTTGCGTTCGCCGGGTCGCCCGAACAACTCGCCGCGGCCGTGCATGACACACGGGGCGTCATGTTGTTGCGCAGCCTGGAACCCTCCGGTTCGGCGGCAACAACGGTTCCGGAATCCACACCATGCCGCTACTCGTTCCTGACGGCGCGCCCATTCCTGACGTTTCGCTCGTTTGGTTCACGCTGTGAGATCCGGGCCGGAAAAGGAGACGCATTTCAGGTGCAGTTTGGAAATCCATGGCACCTGCTGGACAGCCTGATGGCCCGCTGTGAACTGCTGGAAGAAGCGGATCTTCCGTTCCCATTGGGGGGCTGTTTTGGTTATTGGGGCTACGACCTCAAGAATTTCGTGGAACCACGCCTGCCGCGGCGCGCGGCCAGCGACATGGAATTGCCAGATGCCCACGTCGGTTTCTACGACAGCCTGGTGGTGTTCGATCACTCGCTCGGAACAACGTGGGTGATCTCCACGGGAATGGGTGACGATGGGGCTCGCGGCGAGGCGCGCGCGCGGGAGCAATTGGAATTCTGGAAGGAACGTGCGCGGAATTGCTCGCCGAACATCGCGCGCACGGCAGGCGATGATCGTGCAACCACATGGAACAGTCATTCCACACGGGATGAATTCCTGTCAGGTGTTGCCCGCGCGCAGGCGTACATCCGCGCGGGTGATATATATCAGGTGAACCTATCGCATCGCGTTTGCGTTCCGTGGCGCAACAACGGATGGGAACTGTTCCTTCGACTCGGCGCTGTTTCGCCCGCTCCATTCGCCGCATACCTTGATTGCGATGATTTCGTAATTGCTTCCTCATCGCCCGAACAGTTCCTGCGGGTGAGCGGCTCGCACATCCGGACGCGTCCGATCAAGGGAACACGCCCGCGCGCGGACGATCCCACCCGGGATGCGCAACTTGGATACGAACTGCAGACGAGTCCGAAGGAACGATCGGAATTGGTGATGATTACAGACCTGCTGCGCAACGATCTCGGCCGGGTTTGTGAATACGGGACTGTAATGGTTCCTGATTTGATGCGCCTGGAGCGCTACGCCCACGTGCAGCACCTGGTCTCGACGGTAGAAGGACGGCTTCGCAGCGATGTCACCCATTTTGCAGCGTTTGCCTCGTGCTTTCCGGGCGGCAGCATCACTGGCGCGCCGAAGATTCGCGCAATGGAAATCATTGACGAACTGGAACCGCTCGCGCGGGGTCCTTACACAGGCGCACTCGGATACCTCGGGTTCAATCGCGAAACCCAGCTGAGCATCGTGATCCGCACGGCGGTGTGCAAAGGGGGCAATGCGTATTTCAATGTCGGTGCCGGAATTGTCGCAGACTCCAGTCCCGAAGCCGAATATGAGGAGACGCTGGCGAAGGCCGCCGGTTTCTTTCAAGCCGTCGGGCAGGGTGCCTGTGCCGCCCATCCATTGCTGAACCCAGGTTGA
- a CDS encoding TIGR00730 family Rossman fold protein yields MNGETNIAFIKEDPWRIFRIMAEFVDSFETLSTVGPGVTVFGSARMLPTNPYYQACVDLTQALAAHNLAIVTGGGPGIMEAANKGAALAKGKSVGLNILLPHEQRGNRYANIPLNFHYFFSRKVCFVKYSIAFIYMPGGLGTLDEFFEVMTLIQTKKIPEYPIILFGREFWKGVIQWMKDQLETNKYISPEDLNLFTLTDDPQEAIDIILDYKRRVGPPEVMPKALA; encoded by the coding sequence ATGAACGGAGAAACCAACATTGCTTTCATCAAGGAAGATCCGTGGCGCATCTTCCGCATCATGGCGGAATTCGTCGATTCTTTCGAAACCCTGTCGACAGTTGGACCCGGCGTCACCGTTTTTGGCTCCGCCCGGATGCTTCCAACCAACCCGTATTATCAGGCGTGCGTGGACCTGACCCAGGCGCTTGCTGCGCACAATCTCGCCATTGTCACGGGTGGCGGCCCTGGGATCATGGAGGCAGCCAACAAGGGCGCGGCTCTCGCCAAGGGAAAATCCGTGGGGCTCAACATCCTGCTTCCGCATGAGCAGCGCGGCAATCGTTACGCCAATATCCCGCTCAATTTCCATTACTTCTTCTCGCGCAAGGTTTGTTTCGTGAAATACAGCATTGCGTTCATCTACATGCCGGGAGGATTGGGAACGCTCGATGAGTTTTTCGAGGTCATGACCCTGATCCAGACAAAGAAGATTCCCGAATATCCGATCATCTTGTTCGGGCGCGAGTTCTGGAAAGGGGTGATTCAATGGATGAAAGACCAGCTCGAGACTAACAAGTACATCAGCCCTGAAGACCTGAACCTTTTCACACTGACCGATGACCCGCAGGAAGCCATCGACATCATCCTCGATTACAAGCGGCGGGTCGGGCCGCCGGAAGTCATGCCCAAGGCGCTGGCCTGA